GAGTGTTATTATACTATATAGGTTAAATCGTAAATTTAATTATTCTTTTGATGTAAATTTTTTATATCTTCTGCTGTAGGTTTATCAAATAGAAAAGTCTTTACAACTGCTAAAGTCTCTCTAACATTTGAAGCTATAACTGCCCCAAATGGAGTCTTTGCTGGAACAGTCCTTGCTAAAATTCCAAATCTATAAAGAATAAGTTTTGCCCTAAATAAATGATAGTCTGAAGAGATTACCATTATTTCTGATGGCTTTTTATCTAGCTTTTCTAATGCAAATTTTACATTTTCAAAAGTATTCTTGCTTTTTGTTTCAACGATAAGTCTTTCTTTATTAATTCCTTTTTCTACTAAATATTTTTGCATAAATTCTGCTTCAGAAAGTTCATTATTTTTTTCTTTTCCTCCACATAAAACAGCTTTTGCAGTCTTATGTTTATTTAAATATTCTACAGTAGTATCTAGTCTATTAATCAATGTTTTTGAAAGTTTTCCATTATTTGCCTCAGCTCCAAGCACTAAGACATAATTTTCATAAGTATCTATTTCATTCTTTTTAGAATGATAGATTAAAGATTGAATTAAGACGACTAAACACAAGCATAAGAATAGAAAAAATTTAAAAAGTTTTTTCATATTTACCTCCTATATGTGAGTTTCTAGCTGTTTGACAAATGCCTCTAGATAAGTTTGTTCTTCCTTTGAAAATCTATTAAAAATAGGGGAGTCTATATCCAAAACTCCAAAAAGTTTTTCGTTTTTAAAAATAGGAATAACAATCTCTGAATTACTTTTTCCATCGCAGGCAATGTGTCCTTCAAAATTATGAACATTTTCAACATTCAAAGTCTTTTTAAGACTTGCACTTGTTCCACAAACCCCTTCTCCGTTTTGTATTCTAACACAGGCAGGAAGCCCCTGAAAAGGTCCAAGAACTAGAGTGTTTGTCTTTTCATCTAAAAGATAAAATCCGACCCAATTAATTTTTTCTAAAAAGAAATTTAATAGGGCAGAAGCGTTTGATAAATTAGCTATTGTATTTTCTTCGCTATTGCATAATTCATACAAATCTTTTATTAAATAAGAGTATTGTTCTCCCAAGCTACCTTCGTATTTAATTTGATTAAACATTAATACCTCCATGTTGTCAAAATATTTCTAAATCAAGTCTGATAAATTATTCATATTAAATTCTTTTAATAAGTCTTTTATTCCTGTTTTTATCTCATCTCTTTCAAAATCATGTTCATTTAAAAATTTAGAATCTTTTTCGTTGAGATATGAGTAAAAAAGGAGACCTATTAACAAACTATCTTGAGTTTTATATTTCAACATTTTAAATAAAGAATCTTCAGCTTCATTTATATTTCCATTGTCGATTTTTGATTTTAAATTTTTTAAAATTTCCTTGCTTTCTTCTAATTTTAATAGTTTTTCAGGCGAAGAACTTTTGTCGATTTTAAAGACAAATTCTAAAATCATACTTATCCATTCTTCAATTTTTCTCATTATATAATCATTTTTTAACATATTTTCTCCTAATCAATTACTTCAAGATATGATAGGTAAAAGTATGCAGTTGAGCATATTAACCCCAAGTTTAAAAATATCCATAAACCTGTAGTTTTTGCATATCTTGAAAAATAAGCGCCTATTGCTCCAACTATCTGTGGGAAAAAGAATCCTAAGTATCCAATATAATTTGGTAGGT
Above is a genomic segment from Parvimonas micra containing:
- a CDS encoding YdcF family protein, translating into MKKLFKFFLFLCLCLVVLIQSLIYHSKKNEIDTYENYVLVLGAEANNGKLSKTLINRLDTTVEYLNKHKTAKAVLCGGKEKNNELSEAEFMQKYLVEKGINKERLIVETKSKNTFENVKFALEKLDKKPSEIMVISSDYHLFRAKLILYRFGILARTVPAKTPFGAVIASNVRETLAVVKTFLFDKPTAEDIKNLHQKNN
- a CDS encoding GAF domain-containing protein, with the translated sequence MFNQIKYEGSLGEQYSYLIKDLYELCNSEENTIANLSNASALLNFFLEKINWVGFYLLDEKTNTLVLGPFQGLPACVRIQNGEGVCGTSASLKKTLNVENVHNFEGHIACDGKSNSEIVIPIFKNEKLFGVLDIDSPIFNRFSKEEQTYLEAFVKQLETHI
- a CDS encoding DUF6483 family protein: MLKNDYIMRKIEEWISMILEFVFKIDKSSSPEKLLKLEESKEILKNLKSKIDNGNINEAEDSLFKMLKYKTQDSLLIGLLFYSYLNEKDSKFLNEHDFERDEIKTGIKDLLKEFNMNNLSDLI